One part of the Drosophila teissieri strain GT53w chromosome 3R, Prin_Dtei_1.1, whole genome shotgun sequence genome encodes these proteins:
- the LOC122619194 gene encoding tachykinins isoform X1: protein MRPLSGLLAGALLLLLLLTAPSSAADTETEVSGSPLTPGADETRRVVKRAPTSSFIGMRGKKDEERDTSEGNWLGNSGPDPLDYADEEADSSYSENGRRLKKAPLAFVGMRGKKFFPINNRLSEVLQSLEEERLRESLLQDYFDRVGSAAGKRAPTGFTGMRGKRPALLAGDDDADADEATELQQKRAPVNSFVGMRGKKDVSHQHYKRAALSDFWHTFFKKSYDLRGKQQRFADFNSKFVAVRGKKSDLEGNGIGTGIGEDHEQSLVHPWLYLWGEKRAPNGFLGMRGKRPALFE, encoded by the exons ATGCGCCCTCTGAGCGGCTTGCTAGCAGgggcgctgctgctgctgctcctgctgacgGCACCATCGAGTGCGGCGGACACGGAGACGGAGGTGTCCGGCAGCCCACTGACGCCGGGAGCCGATGAGACGCGCAGGGTGGTGAAGCGGGCGCCCACGTCCAGCTTCATTGGGATGCGCGGCAAGAAGGACGAGGAGCGCGACACCTCGGAGGGCAACTGGCTGGGCAACTCGGGGCCCGATCCGCTAGATTACGCCGACGAGGAGGCGGACAGCAGCTACTCCGAGAACGGGCGGCGACTGAAGAAGGCACCGCTTGCCTTTGTGGGCATGCGCGGCAAGAAGTTCTTCCCGATCAACAACCGCCTCTCCGAGGTGCTGCAGAGCCTGGAGGAGGAGCGGCTGCGGGAGAGCCTGCTGCAGGACTACTTCGACCGCGTGGGCTCAGCGGCGGGCAAGAGGGCGCCCACAGGATTCACGGGCATGCGAGGCAAGCGGCCCGCTCTGCTGGCCGGCGACGATGACGCGGATGCGGACGAGGCCACCGAGCTGCAACAGAAGCGGGCGCCGGTCAACTCATTTGTGGGGATGCGCGGCAAGAAGGACGTCTCCCACCAGCACTACAAGCGGGCAGCTCTCTCCGAT TTCTGGCACACTTTCTTTAAAAAGTCCTATGACTTAAGGGGAAAGCAGCAGCGCTTCGCGGACTTCAACAGCAAGTTTGTGGCGGTGCGTGGCAAGAAGAGCGATCTGGAGGGAAACGGCATCGGAACTGGGATTGGGGAGGATCACGAGCAATCTCTGGTTCACCCATGGCTCTACCTCTGGGGAGAGAAGCGGGCGCCCAACGGATTCCTGGGAATGCGAGGCAAACGGCCAG CACTTTTCGAGTAG
- the LOC122619194 gene encoding tachykinins isoform X2 — protein sequence MRPLSGLLAGALLLLLLLTAPSSAADTETEVSGSPLTPGADETRRVVKRAPTSSFIGMRGKKDEERDTSEGNWLGNSGPDPLDYADEEADSSYSENGRRLKKAPLAFVGMRGKKFFPINNRLSEVLQSLEEERLRESLLQDYFDRVGSAAGKRAPTGFTGMRGKRPALLAGDDDADADEATELQQKRAPVNSFVGMRGKKDVSHQHYKRAALSDSYDLRGKQQRFADFNSKFVAVRGKKSDLEGNGIGTGIGEDHEQSLVHPWLYLWGEKRAPNGFLGMRGKRPALFE from the exons ATGCGCCCTCTGAGCGGCTTGCTAGCAGgggcgctgctgctgctgctcctgctgacgGCACCATCGAGTGCGGCGGACACGGAGACGGAGGTGTCCGGCAGCCCACTGACGCCGGGAGCCGATGAGACGCGCAGGGTGGTGAAGCGGGCGCCCACGTCCAGCTTCATTGGGATGCGCGGCAAGAAGGACGAGGAGCGCGACACCTCGGAGGGCAACTGGCTGGGCAACTCGGGGCCCGATCCGCTAGATTACGCCGACGAGGAGGCGGACAGCAGCTACTCCGAGAACGGGCGGCGACTGAAGAAGGCACCGCTTGCCTTTGTGGGCATGCGCGGCAAGAAGTTCTTCCCGATCAACAACCGCCTCTCCGAGGTGCTGCAGAGCCTGGAGGAGGAGCGGCTGCGGGAGAGCCTGCTGCAGGACTACTTCGACCGCGTGGGCTCAGCGGCGGGCAAGAGGGCGCCCACAGGATTCACGGGCATGCGAGGCAAGCGGCCCGCTCTGCTGGCCGGCGACGATGACGCGGATGCGGACGAGGCCACCGAGCTGCAACAGAAGCGGGCGCCGGTCAACTCATTTGTGGGGATGCGCGGCAAGAAGGACGTCTCCCACCAGCACTACAAGCGGGCAGCTCTCTCCGAT TCCTATGACTTAAGGGGAAAGCAGCAGCGCTTCGCGGACTTCAACAGCAAGTTTGTGGCGGTGCGTGGCAAGAAGAGCGATCTGGAGGGAAACGGCATCGGAACTGGGATTGGGGAGGATCACGAGCAATCTCTGGTTCACCCATGGCTCTACCTCTGGGGAGAGAAGCGGGCGCCCAACGGATTCCTGGGAATGCGAGGCAAACGGCCAG CACTTTTCGAGTAG
- the LOC122619193 gene encoding beta-galactosidase yields the protein MKFSAVVLVGLLPLLGAVSASRSFVVDYENDQFLKDGEPFRFIAGSFHYFRAHPATWQRHLRTMRAAGLNAVTTYVEWSLHNPRDGVYAWSGIADLEHFIRLAVGEDLLVILRPGPYICAERDMGGFPYWLLNKYPGIQLRTADVNYLSEVRIWYTQLFAKVSKYLYGNGGPIIMVQVENEYGSFYACDLNYRNWLRDETESHVKGHAVLFTNDGPSVLRCGKIEGVLATMDFGATNDLKPVWAKLRRYQPKGPLVNAEYYPGWLTHWTEPMANVSTQSITSTFINMLDNGASVNFYMFYGGTNFGFTAGANEIGPGNYMADITSYDYDAPMTEAGDPTSKYQALRRITGRYLPLPKQPVPGPVPKRSYGTVRLTSCCSLLSPEARTRLSTGFVQSAKPKSFEALGQYSGLVLYETWLPSFQRDPSILSVPGLADRGYVYVDGEFVGILARETPVFELPLSASAGRRLQIIVENQGRINYGRQLNDFKGILRDVRLDKQVLSNWNMTQFPLESYESLEQLISESDEAVRQGFQELKNLRTMLRTGPAIYHGQLDIQKKSDLADTYLDMSGWGKGIVFLNGENLGRYWPLVGPQVTLYVPAPVLKVGFNRLVVVEYQQTPTSQELHFRDNPILNARTV from the exons ATGAAGTTTAGTGCGGTGGTCCTGGTGGGTCTACTTCCGCTGCTGGGAGCTGTTTCAGCGAGTCGCTCTTTCGTAGTGGACTACGAGAACGATCAGTTCCTAAAGGATGGAGAACCATTCCGATTTATTGCCGGCTCCTTCCACTACTTCCGTGCTCATCCAGCCACCTGGCAGAGGCATCTGAGAACAATGAGAGCCGCGGGTCTGAATGCGGTGACAAC CTATGTGGAGTGGTCATTGCACAATCCGCGGGATGGCGTTTATGCCTGGAGTGGCATTGCCGATCTGGAGCACTTCATACGCCTGGCCGTGGGCGAGGATCTGCTGGTCATCCTCCGTCCGGGTCCGTATATTTGTGCGGAGCGTGACATGGGCGGCTTTCCCTACTGGCTGCTTAATAAGTATCCGGGGATTCAACTCCGGACAGCAGATGTCA ATTATCTTAGCGAAGTTCGCATTTGGTATACCCAACTGTTTGCCAAGGTGAGCAAATATCTGTATGGCAATGGGGGGCCAATTATCATGGTCCAGGTGGAGAACGAATATGGCTCCTTCTATGCCTGCGATCTCAACTATCGGAACTGGCTTCGCGATGAGACAGAGAGTCATGTCAAAGGGCACGCGGTGCTCTTCACCAACGATGGACCCAGTGTGCTGCGCTGTGGAAAAATCGAAGGCGTCCTGGCGACCATGGACTTTGGAGCCACGAACGATCTTAAGCCCGTTTGGGCCAAGCTTAGAAGGTACCAGCCGAAGGGTCCGCTGGTCAATGCGGAATACTATCCCGGCTGGCTAACCCACTGGACGGAGCCGATGGCCAATGTCAGCACCCAGTCGATTACTTCCACTTTCAT AAACATGCTGGATAATGGTGCAAGCGTGAACTTCTACATGTTCTACGGCGGCACCAACTTCGGATTTACAGCTGGTGCCAACGAGATTGGACCCGGAAACTACATGGCGGACATCACCAGCTACGATTACGATGCACCCATGACGGAGGCAGGGGATCCCACTTCCAAATACCAGGCCCTGCGACGTATCACTGGCCGCTATCTCCCGCTGCCAAAGCAACCCGTGCCCGGACCCGTTCCCAAGCGATCCTACGGAACAGTGCGTCTGACCAGCTGCTGTAGTCTGCTTTCGCCGGAGGCGCGAACTCGTCTCTCCACTGGCTTTGTGCAGTCCGCCAAACCGAAGAGCTTCGAGGCTTTGGGACAGTATTCCGGTCTGGTGCTCTACGAGACCTGGTTGCCCAGTTTCCAGCGGGATCCTAGCATCCTGAGCGTACCCGGCCTGGCGGATCGAGGTTACGTTTATGTGGATGGGGAGTTTGTGGGTATTTTGGCCAGGGAAACACCCGTATTCGAATTGCCCCTCAGTGCAAGTGCCGGACGGAGGCTGCAGATCATCGTTGAGAACCAGGGTCGCATCAACTACGGTCGTCAGCTGAACGACTTTAAGGGCATCCTGCGGGATGTGCGACTGGACAAGCAGGTGCTGAGCAACTGGAACATGACCCAATTCCCTCTCGAGTCGTACGAGAGCCTGGAGCAGCTGATTTCCGAGTCGGATGAGGCAGTGCGTCAGGGCTTCCAGGAGCTGAAGAACCTGCGCACAATGCTGCGCACTGGTCCCGCCATCTACCACGGTCAGCTGGACATCCAGAAGAAGTCGGACCTGGCGGACACCTATCTGGACATGTCCGGCTGGGGCAAGGGCATTGTCTTCCTAAACGGCGAAAATCTCGGCAGGTACTGGCCACTGGTGGGACCTCAAGTCACCCTGTATGTTCCGGCGCCCGTGCTCAAGGTGGGCTTTAACcgtctggtggtggtggagtaCCAGCAGACACCCACCTCACAGGAGCTGCACTTCCGGGACAACCCCATCCTGAACGCGAGAACCGTTTAG